The Verrucomicrobiota bacterium genomic sequence TGGGCTTTGTTGCGGAATCCCGTTGGGATTCTCAGCCTTTTCCTTTGCATCTCTTTGGTCCGCGAGCCCGTCGCCTCCCAACCGCTAGGCGCCGATTCAAGCGACAAGACTAACAAGCAAGCACAAAGCCCCATCTATTTTCCCCCACCAGAATCCGAAGGCGGCTGGCGCAAGCTCGAAACGTCCGAGGACATTCGCCAGAAGGCCGGCCTGGACCCCGACAAGCTCGCCTGCCTCAAACAATGGTTGCTCGACTCAGACAAGCGCGACTTCGCCGCCGTCGTCATCCGGCACGGGTACATCGCGCTGGAAGTCGAGCGCGGCAACAGCGCCAAAACCGATTCGCGCCGCGTCGCGTCGGTGTCCAAAGCGATCTGCGCGACCGTGCTGGCCATCGCTTCCGAACAGAGCCAGCAGGGCCTGACGCCCAGAAAAATGAAGTTCGACGATCCGGCGTTTCAATTCATTCCCTGGGCGCAACCACTCAGCGATCCGCGCAAGGAAAAGATCACTGTCAAACAATTATTCAATCACACGTCGGGAATTTGCCCGGAAGCCCTCGGCGCCCCCAACGACGGCACGTGGGAATACATCCTCGGCCACACCGGAGACGCGCGAACGGCGAAACTGGCGTTTGATCCCGGCACGGCGAGCGGATACTCCACGCATGCCTTGCACCACGCGGCGCTCGTCTGCGAAACGGTGACCGGGATGCCTTACGATCGGTTTGCGATTCAAGCGTTATTCAAACCGATTGGCGCCGAGCACTGGTGGTTTCAGTACTACGCCGGCGGCGAGAAATACGGACGGCATCCGTCGCACGGGAACTCCCCGCCCGGCTTACCGGCGAGGGCGGCCGCCGCGGCGACGGCATCCCCATGGACGCGCGTCATAAACCCGGATCCGGCGGGCAACTCATCGCGTGGGTTCCGAGCCT encodes the following:
- a CDS encoding beta-lactamase family protein translates to MVGRVVHRRCGHDLRRVPGSRFQAESRHTAGRPRARFGMPLEIERHAGGRGLNCRVGLRAAGAALSIDPERRANDWRTSMKVESHKSESENPPIPKGLCLEAQGCEARAALGNARQCHNPDGVATRSHPCSGAETPSGFSPLFRWPRVAEASLPWALLRNPVGILSLFLCISLVREPVASQPLGADSSDKTNKQAQSPIYFPPPESEGGWRKLETSEDIRQKAGLDPDKLACLKQWLLDSDKRDFAAVVIRHGYIALEVERGNSAKTDSRRVASVSKAICATVLAIASEQSQQGLTPRKMKFDDPAFQFIPWAQPLSDPRKEKITVKQLFNHTSGICPEALGAPNDGTWEYILGHTGDARTAKLAFDPGTASGYSTHALHHAALVCETVTGMPYDRFAIQALFKPIGAEHWWFQYYAGGEKYGRHPSHGNSPPGLPARAAAAATASPWTRVINPDPAGNSSRGFRA